The sequence below is a genomic window from Pleurocapsa sp. PCC 7327.
GCAGGCGCGATCGCTCTAGCAGGTTAGTGACTTGTTCTTGAAACGTCTCAAATTCGGTAAATAATCGTCCGTTGGGGCGACCCAAACGCGCTGAATCGTTAACTCCCACTGAAAGAATGATTAAGTCTGGAACTTGATTGCGCAACTCTCCCCGATTGCGAAATTCATGTTCGAGTCGCTCGGAAACCTGAAAGACTCTATCGCCGCGAATGCCTAAATTGTACAAAATGTGACCTGGTTGCTCTGCTGCCATCCATTGTCTTCGCAGCCGTTCTACCCACCCTCCGCCTTCAGGGTCGCCATATCCGTAAATTAGACTATCCCCAAGCGCAATTACTTTTAAAGAGGAGCGCAAGCGCTGTTCGATAGCTCTAGTCCTAGCGGCAGAAATCGTTTGCATAGAAAAAGCAAGATAGTTTCAGCTCAGCAGCAACTTTACATTTCTACATATATAACTATACCCAATAATAATAGCGAACGATTGGCATTCGTCAACCAGTCTAGTGCGTCTGCTATTGTGCTGGATCTTTCATAAAGAAGCGATCGCGAAAGGGTTTTAAAGATATGGCGATCCCGCGAGAGGTAATAGAACTTTGAAAACTCTTCAGCCCAGATCGGACCAAACCCCAAATTCGCTCGCATGCTTGTACTACAAGCTTTACAATTAGTCAACTGCTCGGTCGTTTGGACAGAGCGCGAACGATAATTGAGGTAGGAGGCTAATTTTTCTGAGATCGCGAAATGGCAAAAAGATTTACTCAACCCTTAAATGTCAAGATCCCATGAATTTTGAGCGACTCATCGACCTCGATCTTTCTCAACCCGTATGGGAGCGATTCTTTTCCGTTGCTCCCCTAGTTCTCATTGGAACGCGGGAAGAAGGAGGCGGCTACGACCTTGCCCCCAAACACATGGCGATGCCGCTAGGCTGGGGAAACTATTTTGGTTTTATGTGCACCCCTCGCCACCACACCTATCAAAACGTTTGCCGCGAGCGAGTCTTTACCGTTAGCTTCCCGCAACCCGAGCGCGTAGTGCTGGCAAGTTTAGCTGCTGCTCCTCGCTGCGATGACGATTCTAAGCCTTCTCTGTCTGCCTTACCGACCTTTCCCGCTTCCGTTATCGATGGAGTCTTTTTTCAAAATGGTTATCTATTTCTAGAATGCGAACTAGACCGAATTGTAGACGGATTTGGGGAGAATAGCTTGATTGCAGGCAAAATCATAGCTGCTCGCGTTCG
It includes:
- a CDS encoding GDSL-type esterase/lipase family protein codes for the protein MQTISAARTRAIEQRLRSSLKVIALGDSLIYGYGDPEGGGWVERLRRQWMAAEQPGHILYNLGIRGDRVFQVSERLEHEFRNRGELRNQVPDLIILSVGVNDSARLGRPNGRLFTEFETFQEQVTNLLERSRLLCPVLFVGMAPVDETKMPFLDCLYFNHQDQYRYKEFTKQACQARQIPYLDIFDLWVKRGDAWVRSRLNPDGLHPNTQGYKALLQDVLDWEPIAQLV
- a CDS encoding flavin reductase, which produces MNFERLIDLDLSQPVWERFFSVAPLVLIGTREEGGGYDLAPKHMAMPLGWGNYFGFMCTPRHHTYQNVCRERVFTVSFPQPERVVLASLAAAPRCDDDSKPSLSALPTFPASVIDGVFFQNGYLFLECELDRIVDGFGENSLIAGKIIAARVREEAARLSDRDDGDLLVQMPLLVYLPPGRYATVERSFSFPFHSGFKQ